DNA from Rhinatrema bivittatum chromosome 16, aRhiBiv1.1, whole genome shotgun sequence:
AGGTTATTTACTAAAtagttttctctcattttgtatctacaggaaaaatgtttagtaaatttGGCCCTAAGATTGCACCTGAGATAATGGAGGCTGAAGTACCTTACCCAAAGTCTCAAAGGATGCcatcaggatttgaaccctggcttctttaGTTTAtaccccactgctctaactatgAGACTGCTCCTTCACTCatgttgcatgcatattcattagggatatcctgaaggCCTGACTGGCTTGCAGCACTCAGAAGCCAGCAGGAAATGGCAGTTTCTTCTGTTCACAGATTTCCGCTCCAAATTTCCAGAGTTGCTACTGCAATCtttccaataaaaataaagaattacgATCCCTTCTCAAACTATGTCAGCTTGCAAGAGCCACTGAGCTGCTATTGACTACTAGATATAAAACATTCGCTAAACAATATAATATTTAATCTTCTGCAACTTCACATTCCATGCATGGTAATTAtaacactttttttgttttcaaagtaACTAGTGGAATACACTGAAATTAGATGTTCATATTAAATGTTAATTTAAACATATATATAATCAATTTCCACAGCACAGGCAGGAAATTCCTCTTGCTATTCAGAAACGTTTTTACCTGGCAAAATTGAGTCTATATGATTAACTAGCATCTTTTGCTAATCAAACATCTTACAACAGGATACAAAAGTATATTCCTTGCTTTTATAATACAAATAAAGAATTATGACCCCTTCTCAGACTGAATCAGCTTGAGGCACCCACTACAACACCTCTGGTCTCGGAGTGCCAGCTGACCAGTCATCAAAAAAAGGCTCACGGATTAAAGGAtactaatacatttttttaaggggtaTCAGAATTTTATTAACCTCTAAAAGCAGGGTAATCATAATAAGGGTTACAGATGGAAACTGATAAACTACTGCAAATGATTTTCTTTGCTGATTAGACACTGTACTAGTGTTTGCTTAACACATATAAATTGGTGGCTAGGATAAAAATGGTAGTGATGAGCAAAATAGTAAAGGTGGATCTAGAAATGGAACATAGGTTCCTCCCATAACTTAAATACACCCTCAGaagtttctccctctcccccttcttccttatccagataaatgtatgcatgcagtGGAAGCCTAGACATATTTTGAGCTGCTCTGGAAATTTTCAACCAATTCATTTTACCTGAATACACTACGAATTACCTATATAAATCCAAAAAATACCAGCCACCTGAAAAATAAATtccaattttttatttctgcaaaaTACAGTTGAATTTTACAAAATTAAATGGTATACGGTTTATAGTATGTATGTAAAGGGATAATGTGATTCTTGACTTGTCTAAATGTTTTAGAAAAAATGCTTTCTACCCAATATCCTTTTGATTGAAGCTTTGACCTCTTGGTTTCTCACACTGTATATCAAAGGATTTAACATGGGGATCACCACACTGTAGATTAAAGAAAGCACCTTGTCTTGATCCTGGGAATACATCGAGGGAGGTCTGATATAGGTGAAGATAGCCGTTCCAAAGAGCAAAGACACTGCAGTGAAGTGAGAGGcacaggtggagaaggctttgcgCCGTCCCTCTGTGGACTTGATCTTCAGGATGGTAGAGATAATGTAAATGTAAGATGGAACAATAATTAGAACACAACTAAACCCTACAATACTAATAAAGGTGAAAAGCAAGATTTTGCTGAGTTGGGAGTCAAAGCACGAGAGCTTGAGCAGTGGGGGGATATCGCAAAAGAAATGATGGATCTCTCGGCCACAGAAAGGCAGTCGAAAGGTGGCGATGGTGTGGATGGCTGCATGGAGAAATCCACCTAGATAGGAACATGCTACCAACTGTAGGCACGTTCTCTTGGTTACAATGGTGGCATATAGTAAAGGGTTACAAATGGCTACATAGCGATCATAGGCCATCACTGCAAGAAGTATGCACTCTGTTGTCCCAAATCCAACAGCACTGAAGAGTTGCGTAGCacagcagaaaaaagaaatgGGCTTGTTTTCTGAAAGAAAGCTTACCAGCATGTTGGGGGTGACAACGGAG
Protein-coding regions in this window:
- the LOC115077838 gene encoding olfactory receptor 1019-like; amino-acid sequence: MDVGNQTSVKEFIILGLTSLPKLKIVFFILFFIVYTITVAGNISIIIVTRTDPQLQTSMYLFLSNLSFIDICFSSVVTPNMLVSFLSENKPISFFCCATQLFSAVGFGTTECILLAVMAYDRYVAICNPLLYATIVTKRTCLQLVACSYLGGFLHAAIHTIATFRLPFCGREIHHFFCDIPPLLKLSCFDSQLSKILLFTFISIVGFSCVLIIVPSYIYIISTILKIKSTEGRRKAFSTCASHFTAVSLLFGTAIFTYIRPPSMYSQDQDKVLSLIYSVVIPMLNPLIYSVRNQEVKASIKRILGRKHFF